One genomic segment of Mus pahari chromosome 4, PAHARI_EIJ_v1.1, whole genome shotgun sequence includes these proteins:
- the Actl6a gene encoding actin-like protein 6A isoform X1 — translation MSGGVYGGDEVGALVFDIGSYTVRAGYAGEDCPKVDFPTAIGVVLERDDGSTMMEIDGDKGKQGGPTYYIDTNALRVPRENMEAISPLKNGMVEDWDSFQAILDHTYKMHVKSEASLHPVLMSEAPWNTRAKREKLTELMFEHYSIPAFFLCKTAVLTAFANGRSTGLILDSGATHTTAIPVHDGYVLQQGIVKSPLAGDFITMQCRELFQEMNIELIPPYMIASKEAVREGSPANWKRKEKLPQVTRSWHNYMCNCVIQDFQASVLQVSDSTYDEQVAAQMPTVHYEFPNGYNCDFGAERLKIPEGLFDPSNVKGLSGNTMLGVSHVVTTSVGMCDIDIRPGLYGSVIVAGGNTLIQSFTDRLNRELSQKTPPSMRLKLIANNTTVERRFSSWIGGSILASLGTFQQMWISKQEYEEGGKQCVERKCP, via the exons ATGAAGTTGGCGCTCTTGTTTTTGACATTGGATCATACACAGTGAGGGCTGGTTATGCTGGCGAGGACTGCCCTAAG GTTGATTTCCCCACGGCTATtggtgtggtgctggagagggatgACGGAAGCACGATGATGGAGATCGATGGTGACAAAGGCAAGCAGGGTGGGCCCACCTACTACATAGACACCAATGCCCTCCGCGTGCCCAGGGAGAACATGGAGGCCATCTCACCACTCAAGAACGGCATGG TTGAAGACTGGGATAGTTTCCAGGCCATTTTGGATCATACATACAAGATGCATGTcaaatctgaagccagcctgcaTCCTGTTCTCATGTCGGAAGCACCG tGGAACACCAGGGcgaagagagagaaactgacagAGTTGATGTTTGAGCACTACAGCATCCCTGCATTCTTCCTTTGCAAAACTGCAGTTTTGACAGC ATTTGCTAATGGTCGTTCTACTGGACTGATTTTGGACAGTGGAGCTACCCACACCACTGCGATTCCAGTCCACGATGGCTATGTCCTTCAACAAG GCATTGTGAAATCCCCTCTTGCTGGAGACTTCATTACCATGCAGTGCAGAGAACTCTTCCAGGAAATGAACATAGAACTCATTCCTCCCTACATGATTGCATCAAAA GAGGCTGTTCGAGAAGGCTCTCCAGccaactggaaaagaaaagagaaacttccCCAGGTTACAAGGTCTTGGCACAATTACATGTGCAAC TGCGTCATCCAAGATTTTCAAGCTTCCGTTCTTCAGGTGTCAGATTCCACCTACGACGAACA AGTGGCTGCACAGATGCCAACTGTTCACTACGAGTTCCCCAATGGTTACAATTGTGATTTTGGTGCAGAGCGGCTGAAAATTCCTGAAGGATTATTTGACCCTTCCAACGTAAAG GGACTGTCTGGGAACACGATGCTGGGAGTCAGTCACGTCGTCACAACCAGCGTTGGAATGTGTGACATCGACATCAGACCA GGTCTCTATGGCAGTGTGATCGTAGCAGGAGGAAACACGCTAATACAGAGCTTCACTGACAGGTTAAATAGAGAGCTTTCTCAGAAAACTCCACCA AGTATGCGGTTGAAACTGATTGCAAACAACACGACGGTGGAGCGGAGGTTCAGCTCATGGATTGGAGGCTCCATCCTTGCATCTTTG GGTACCTTTCAACAGATGTGGATTTCCAAACAGGAATATGAAGAAGGAGGGAAGCAGTGTGTAGAGAGAAAATGCCCTTGA
- the Actl6a gene encoding actin-like protein 6A isoform X2, protein MMEIDGDKGKQGGPTYYIDTNALRVPRENMEAISPLKNGMVEDWDSFQAILDHTYKMHVKSEASLHPVLMSEAPWNTRAKREKLTELMFEHYSIPAFFLCKTAVLTAFANGRSTGLILDSGATHTTAIPVHDGYVLQQGIVKSPLAGDFITMQCRELFQEMNIELIPPYMIASKEAVREGSPANWKRKEKLPQVTRSWHNYMCNCVIQDFQASVLQVSDSTYDEQVAAQMPTVHYEFPNGYNCDFGAERLKIPEGLFDPSNVKGLSGNTMLGVSHVVTTSVGMCDIDIRPGLYGSVIVAGGNTLIQSFTDRLNRELSQKTPPSMRLKLIANNTTVERRFSSWIGGSILASLGTFQQMWISKQEYEEGGKQCVERKCP, encoded by the exons ATGATGGAGATCGATGGTGACAAAGGCAAGCAGGGTGGGCCCACCTACTACATAGACACCAATGCCCTCCGCGTGCCCAGGGAGAACATGGAGGCCATCTCACCACTCAAGAACGGCATGG TTGAAGACTGGGATAGTTTCCAGGCCATTTTGGATCATACATACAAGATGCATGTcaaatctgaagccagcctgcaTCCTGTTCTCATGTCGGAAGCACCG tGGAACACCAGGGcgaagagagagaaactgacagAGTTGATGTTTGAGCACTACAGCATCCCTGCATTCTTCCTTTGCAAAACTGCAGTTTTGACAGC ATTTGCTAATGGTCGTTCTACTGGACTGATTTTGGACAGTGGAGCTACCCACACCACTGCGATTCCAGTCCACGATGGCTATGTCCTTCAACAAG GCATTGTGAAATCCCCTCTTGCTGGAGACTTCATTACCATGCAGTGCAGAGAACTCTTCCAGGAAATGAACATAGAACTCATTCCTCCCTACATGATTGCATCAAAA GAGGCTGTTCGAGAAGGCTCTCCAGccaactggaaaagaaaagagaaacttccCCAGGTTACAAGGTCTTGGCACAATTACATGTGCAAC TGCGTCATCCAAGATTTTCAAGCTTCCGTTCTTCAGGTGTCAGATTCCACCTACGACGAACA AGTGGCTGCACAGATGCCAACTGTTCACTACGAGTTCCCCAATGGTTACAATTGTGATTTTGGTGCAGAGCGGCTGAAAATTCCTGAAGGATTATTTGACCCTTCCAACGTAAAG GGACTGTCTGGGAACACGATGCTGGGAGTCAGTCACGTCGTCACAACCAGCGTTGGAATGTGTGACATCGACATCAGACCA GGTCTCTATGGCAGTGTGATCGTAGCAGGAGGAAACACGCTAATACAGAGCTTCACTGACAGGTTAAATAGAGAGCTTTCTCAGAAAACTCCACCA AGTATGCGGTTGAAACTGATTGCAAACAACACGACGGTGGAGCGGAGGTTCAGCTCATGGATTGGAGGCTCCATCCTTGCATCTTTG GGTACCTTTCAACAGATGTGGATTTCCAAACAGGAATATGAAGAAGGAGGGAAGCAGTGTGTAGAGAGAAAATGCCCTTGA